One stretch of Terriglobales bacterium DNA includes these proteins:
- a CDS encoding DHA2 family efflux MFS transporter permease subunit — MTKSPDAPINPWIIAVAVMLGTFMEVLDTTVVNVSLEHIAGNLSATTDEATWVLTSYLVANAIILPMTGWLANHFGRKRILLLSVTGFTLASMACGVAPSLGSLIVFRVIQGACGGGLQPLSQAIMLEAFPPEKRGRAMAFWALGIVVAPMLGPVLGGWITDSYSWRWLFYINIPVGLAALAMCFLFIFDPPYIRRASGRIDYWGIGLLAVGMGALQIFLDKGQEEDWFSSRFIQVLAVTAAVGLLLFIVNELRSPHPVVNLRVLKIRTYTTGVFLMTVLGFVLYGSTVLIPIWLQTLMDYSALQAGLAMLPRGLGSFLFMPIVGILTTKIEPRKLLSVGLLASSASLFLLGALNLNAGYWDIFWPLILQGTSLGLLFVPLTTVTHDPIPQEQMGNATSIFNLMRNIGGSIGIATTTTLVARNTQRHLNILGAHVTPYDTATRMTFEGLRRYFLGQGADMVTATQRAYGALFGMVVRQAAMLSFVDVFRLLGILFLLALPLILLMRRPQHHDRPAVAD; from the coding sequence ATGACCAAATCTCCCGATGCTCCCATCAATCCCTGGATCATCGCGGTGGCGGTGATGCTGGGCACCTTCATGGAGGTGCTCGACACGACCGTGGTCAACGTCTCCCTGGAGCACATCGCCGGCAACCTCTCCGCCACCACCGACGAGGCCACCTGGGTGCTGACCTCCTACCTGGTGGCCAACGCCATCATCCTGCCCATGACCGGGTGGCTGGCCAATCACTTCGGGCGCAAGCGCATCCTGCTGCTCTCGGTCACCGGCTTCACCCTGGCCTCCATGGCCTGCGGCGTGGCCCCCAGCCTGGGCTCGCTCATCGTGTTCCGCGTCATCCAGGGGGCCTGCGGCGGCGGCCTGCAGCCTCTCTCCCAGGCCATCATGCTGGAGGCTTTCCCCCCGGAGAAGCGCGGGCGCGCCATGGCCTTCTGGGCGCTGGGCATCGTGGTGGCGCCCATGCTGGGCCCGGTGCTGGGCGGCTGGATCACCGACAGCTACTCCTGGCGCTGGCTCTTTTACATCAACATCCCGGTCGGCTTGGCGGCGCTGGCGATGTGCTTTTTGTTCATCTTCGATCCGCCGTATATCCGCCGCGCCTCCGGGCGCATCGACTACTGGGGCATCGGGCTGCTGGCGGTGGGCATGGGCGCCCTGCAGATCTTCCTCGACAAGGGCCAGGAGGAGGACTGGTTCTCCTCCCGCTTCATCCAGGTGCTGGCGGTGACGGCGGCGGTGGGGCTGCTGCTGTTCATCGTGAACGAGCTGCGCTCGCCGCATCCCGTGGTCAACCTGCGCGTGCTCAAGATCCGCACCTACACCACCGGCGTCTTCCTGATGACGGTGCTGGGCTTCGTGCTCTACGGTTCCACCGTGCTCATCCCCATCTGGCTGCAGACCCTGATGGACTATTCCGCGCTGCAGGCGGGGCTGGCCATGCTGCCCCGCGGCCTGGGCTCGTTCCTGTTCATGCCCATTGTGGGCATCCTCACCACCAAGATCGAGCCTCGCAAGCTGCTGAGCGTGGGCCTGCTGGCCTCCTCCGCCAGCCTCTTCCTGCTGGGCGCGCTCAACCTCAACGCCGGCTACTGGGACATCTTCTGGCCGCTCATCCTGCAGGGCACCTCCCTGGGCCTGCTCTTCGTCCCTCTCACCACCGTCACCCACGATCCCATTCCCCAGGAGCAGATGGGCAACGCCACCAGCATCTTCAATCTCATGCGCAACATCGGGGGCAGCATCGGCATCGCCACCACCACCACCCTGGTGGCGCGCAACACCCAGCGCCACCTCAACATCCTGGGCGCCCACGTCACTCCCTACGACACCGCCACGCGGATGACGTTCGAGGGCCTGCGCCGCTACTTCCTGGGCCAGGGCGCCGACATGGTCACCGCCACCCAGCGCGCCTATGGTGCGCTGTTTGGCATGGTGGTGCGCCAGGCTGCCATGCTCTCCTTCGTGGACGTCTTCCGGCTGCTGGGCATCCTGTTCCTGCTGGCCCTGCCGCTCATCCTGCTCATGCGCCGGCCGCAGCACCACGACCGTCCGGCGGTCGCGGATTAG
- a CDS encoding polyphosphate kinase 2: protein MLETLDMTRKLTPKQYEEQIGRAQVRLRELEFQVYKQQLPVLCVFEGWDAAGKGGAIKRITEMLDPRGFTVSAYAAPKGEEKTHHYLWRFWRNLPRAGHVGIFDRSYYGRVLVERVEGFCHEDEWRRAYREINEWEAQLASFGIVLCKFWLHITKEEQLRRFKSRETDPFRSYKLTEEDWRNRAKWNVYTQAVEDMLLHTSTPYAPWTAVEANNKHYARVKVLRTVVQAIERRLN, encoded by the coding sequence ATGCTTGAGACCCTCGACATGACCCGCAAGCTCACTCCCAAGCAGTACGAGGAGCAGATCGGGCGCGCCCAGGTGCGCCTGCGCGAGCTGGAGTTCCAGGTCTACAAGCAACAGTTGCCGGTGCTCTGCGTCTTCGAGGGCTGGGACGCGGCCGGCAAAGGCGGCGCCATCAAGCGCATCACCGAGATGCTCGATCCCCGCGGCTTCACCGTCAGTGCTTACGCCGCCCCCAAGGGCGAGGAGAAGACCCACCACTACCTCTGGCGCTTCTGGCGCAACCTGCCCCGCGCCGGGCACGTGGGCATCTTCGACCGCTCCTACTATGGGCGCGTGCTGGTGGAGCGCGTGGAAGGCTTCTGCCACGAGGACGAGTGGCGCCGCGCCTACCGCGAGATCAACGAGTGGGAGGCGCAACTGGCCTCCTTCGGCATCGTCCTGTGCAAGTTCTGGCTGCACATCACCAAGGAAGAGCAGCTGCGCCGCTTCAAGAGCCGCGAGACCGATCCCTTCCGCTCCTACAAGCTCACCGAGGAGGACTGGCGCAACCGCGCCAAGTGGAACGTTTACACCCAGGCGGTGGAGGACATGCTGCTGCACACCAGCACCCCCTACGCCCCCTGGACCGCGGTGGAGGCCAACAACAAGCACTACGCCCGCGTCAAAGTGCTGCGCACGGTGGTGCAGGCCATTGAACGCCGCCTGAACTAG